The following coding sequences are from one Leptolyngbya sp. NIES-3755 window:
- a CDS encoding hypothetical protein (hypothetical protein MC7420_5854;~similar to AA sequence:cyanobase_aa:LBDG_46650), with the protein MFSNFFNFVLQKSCPLCDRPTSDPFCLDCQRRLERDRLPNPAQFWQHQPKLFVWGNYTDTLKRTIAKLKYDRHAELAIPLGEALARSWLEAGLTKNKLAIVPIPLHIEKQQQRGYNQAELISRAFCNVTGDLHQPSGLKRIRATEALFNLSPKQREQMLSQVFEIGKICCDRQVLLIDDIYTTGATARAAIQVLHRHQIRVLGIAAIATPIQEVRCL; encoded by the coding sequence ATGTTCAGCAATTTTTTCAATTTTGTTCTGCAAAAATCGTGTCCGTTATGCGATCGCCCAACTTCTGATCCATTCTGTCTCGATTGCCAACGCCGTTTAGAGCGCGATCGACTTCCCAATCCTGCTCAATTTTGGCAACACCAGCCGAAACTCTTTGTTTGGGGAAACTATACGGATACACTGAAGCGCACGATTGCAAAATTGAAATACGATCGACATGCAGAACTCGCCATCCCTCTTGGAGAAGCTTTAGCTCGATCGTGGTTAGAAGCAGGTTTAACTAAAAATAAATTAGCAATTGTTCCAATTCCACTTCATATTGAGAAACAACAACAACGAGGATACAACCAAGCAGAATTAATCTCTCGTGCCTTTTGTAATGTCACTGGAGATTTACATCAGCCATCAGGATTAAAAAGAATTCGAGCGACAGAAGCACTGTTTAATTTATCTCCAAAACAGCGCGAACAAATGTTATCTCAAGTGTTTGAAATTGGGAAGATTTGTTGCGATCGTCAAGTTCTCTTAATCGATGATATTTATACCACTGGAGCAACCGCTCGTGCAGCCATTCAAGTATTACATCGTCATCAAATTCGGGTGTTAGGAATTGCAGCGATCGCAACTCCTATTCAAGAAGTGCGATGCCTCTAG
- a CDS encoding type I phosphodiesterase/nucleotide pyrophosphatase (similar to AA sequence:cyanobase_aa:Npun_R6592) — protein sequence MDTNLFSNSSAGTLTTDLLTDRLSALQSATQPIPSSSSSSGRNVLIFVADGLRNGSVNPTDSPTLYKLRQEGVNFNNSYSLFPTFTTPNASAIATGHYLGDTGDFSNTIYAGFPVPSANGSPTPFIENDPVLADLNAQFRGNFDASDPDSFSFYNFLNEETLLQFARNNGYNTAAVGKLGPTLIQDVSEGNVDPSTGRVPVPQTIIIDDSTGRTGGIPLSSDIQQRLIRSGLGITAPDRTNGANTSDPTQAQFSNGFSGNNTRPGTLEANFTQQRYFTNAVTDAILPEFKDNGNPFAMVYWSRDPDGTQHNQGDSLNSLTPGINGPTSKSAIKNADDNLAQIIQALKDEGLYDNTDIFITSDHGFSTISKSVVDAQGTRVNDYASTLTYAGVNPGFLPPGFVAIDLANGLGENLFDPDQATKNADGTFSYKALDPTKGDRPNNGNGLIASTTTLGTPDATTAPPADVIVAANGGSDLVYIPSHNAETLQKVVDILLKENYVSGLFVDDSYGSIAGTLPLSAINLKGDAQTPTPAIVINFRTFSTDPNNPNQSEVEIADTGLQQGQGMHGSFGRGDTFNNMIAIGPDFKAGFVDSAPVSNADVAPTLANILGFNIPSNGDLTGRVISEAIVGNPDRVASSSGTLASDPDSNGLRTFLNFQQVGDTRYFSAAGFADRTVGLTTGFDRPSLAALNFDCSDLAEEPDLVAA from the coding sequence ATGGACACGAATCTTTTTAGTAACAGTTCTGCGGGTACATTAACAACCGATCTCTTAACCGATCGCCTATCTGCTCTGCAATCTGCTACTCAGCCTATTCCTTCATCTTCTAGTTCGTCCGGGCGCAATGTTCTAATTTTCGTAGCAGATGGACTACGAAACGGCTCAGTCAATCCCACCGATTCCCCGACGCTCTACAAACTGCGCCAAGAGGGAGTCAACTTCAATAACAGTTATTCGCTGTTTCCGACCTTTACCACTCCGAATGCGTCTGCGATCGCAACCGGACATTATCTCGGTGACACAGGCGACTTCAGCAATACCATTTACGCGGGTTTCCCGGTTCCGAGCGCAAACGGTAGTCCCACGCCATTTATCGAAAACGATCCAGTCCTCGCTGATCTGAATGCTCAATTTCGAGGCAATTTCGATGCTAGCGACCCCGATAGTTTTAGCTTCTACAATTTTCTCAACGAAGAAACGCTTTTACAATTCGCCCGAAACAACGGCTACAACACTGCGGCAGTCGGCAAACTTGGACCGACCTTAATTCAAGATGTCAGCGAAGGCAACGTCGATCCAAGTACTGGCAGAGTCCCGGTTCCCCAAACGATCATTATTGATGATTCGACTGGAAGAACTGGCGGCATTCCTTTAAGTTCTGATATTCAGCAGCGATTGATTCGATCGGGGCTTGGAATTACGGCTCCCGATCGTACAAATGGAGCCAACACAAGCGACCCGACTCAAGCCCAATTCAGCAATGGTTTTTCGGGCAACAATACTCGCCCCGGAACGCTCGAAGCGAACTTCACGCAGCAACGTTACTTCACGAATGCCGTGACCGATGCGATTCTACCTGAGTTCAAAGACAACGGGAATCCCTTTGCAATGGTGTACTGGTCCCGCGATCCAGATGGAACTCAGCACAATCAGGGCGATAGTTTGAACAGTCTCACACCAGGCATCAATGGTCCCACCTCAAAATCTGCAATCAAAAACGCAGATGATAATCTAGCCCAGATCATTCAAGCACTCAAAGACGAAGGACTGTACGACAACACAGACATTTTCATTACGTCTGATCACGGTTTCTCAACGATTAGTAAATCGGTTGTCGATGCTCAAGGCACAAGAGTCAATGATTACGCTTCAACCCTGACTTATGCTGGAGTAAATCCAGGATTCTTGCCGCCGGGATTTGTGGCGATCGATCTTGCCAATGGTCTCGGTGAAAATCTCTTCGACCCTGACCAAGCTACCAAAAACGCCGATGGAACCTTCTCTTACAAAGCACTTGATCCAACTAAAGGCGATCGACCAAATAACGGCAACGGCTTGATTGCTTCCACAACAACGTTGGGAACTCCAGATGCGACTACTGCTCCCCCTGCGGATGTGATCGTCGCAGCGAATGGCGGCTCTGATTTGGTCTACATTCCCAGCCACAATGCAGAAACGCTTCAGAAAGTCGTGGATATTTTGCTGAAGGAGAACTATGTGAGTGGTTTATTCGTAGATGACTCCTACGGCTCGATCGCAGGAACCTTGCCGCTGAGTGCAATTAATCTCAAAGGAGATGCCCAAACTCCGACCCCTGCGATCGTGATTAATTTCCGCACCTTCAGCACCGATCCAAATAATCCGAATCAATCCGAAGTTGAAATCGCGGACACAGGCTTGCAGCAAGGTCAGGGAATGCACGGCAGTTTTGGACGTGGCGATACGTTCAATAACATGATCGCGATCGGTCCTGATTTCAAAGCGGGATTCGTCGATTCTGCCCCAGTGAGTAATGCTGATGTTGCTCCAACACTGGCAAATATCTTAGGATTCAACATTCCGAGTAATGGCGATTTAACCGGGCGAGTCATTTCCGAAGCGATCGTGGGTAATCCCGATCGAGTGGCATCCTCTTCTGGAACGTTGGCATCTGATCCAGACTCAAACGGGTTACGAACGTTCTTGAACTTCCAGCAGGTGGGCGATACGCGGTACTTTAGTGCAGCCGGATTTGCCGATCGAACCGTTGGGTTAACGACTGGATTCGATCGACCTTCTTTGGCTGCGTTGAACTTTGATTGCAGTGATTTAGCTGAAGAACCTGATTTAGTAGCCGCTTAA
- a CDS encoding amidase, putative (similar to AA sequence:cyanobase_aa:LBDG_31850): MASIRELHQQLIGKERSAVEIVQESLNQIQALEPKLHSFLQVTNDRALEFAKQIDAKIAAGDEIGLLAGIPIAIKDNLCTQGVPTTCASKILQNFVPPYESTVTQKLIDAGAVMVGKTNLDEFAMGGSSETSAFAKTANPWDTSRVPGGSSGGSAAAVAGGECPIALGSDTGGSIRQPASFCGIVGMKPTYGLVSRYGLVAFASSLDQIGPFARSTEDAAILLNAIAGYDSKDSTSLKVEVPDYTQFLASDLKGKRVGIIKETFGEGLDPEVEKAVMSAIDQLKALGAEVKEISCPRFRYGIAAYYIIAPSEASANLARYDGVKYGARIEDAENLMEMYTKTRSEGFGAEVKRRIMIGTYALSAGYYDAYYLKAQKVRTLIKQDFEAAFEQVDVLVSPTAPTTAFKLGDKSQDPLSMYLIDLMTIPVNLAGLPGMSVPCGFDSQGLPIGLQIIGNVLREDQVFQVASAYERSTDWHTRVPKL, encoded by the coding sequence ATGGCATCCATTCGCGAGTTGCATCAACAACTCATCGGCAAAGAACGATCGGCAGTTGAAATTGTGCAAGAGTCGCTCAATCAGATTCAGGCACTTGAACCGAAACTGCACAGTTTTTTGCAGGTGACGAACGATCGCGCTTTGGAATTCGCCAAACAAATTGATGCCAAAATTGCCGCAGGAGATGAGATTGGATTACTCGCCGGAATTCCGATCGCGATTAAAGATAATCTCTGCACCCAAGGCGTTCCGACCACTTGCGCCTCGAAAATTCTGCAAAACTTTGTGCCACCGTATGAATCGACTGTGACTCAGAAATTGATCGATGCGGGCGCGGTGATGGTTGGCAAAACGAATCTTGATGAATTCGCGATGGGCGGATCGTCCGAGACTTCTGCGTTCGCGAAAACGGCGAATCCTTGGGATACGTCACGGGTTCCGGGCGGATCGTCTGGGGGATCGGCAGCGGCAGTTGCGGGGGGAGAATGTCCGATCGCACTCGGGTCTGATACGGGTGGATCGATTCGTCAACCTGCTTCGTTCTGCGGAATTGTGGGAATGAAGCCGACTTATGGACTGGTTTCGCGGTATGGATTGGTCGCGTTTGCGTCGTCGTTGGATCAGATTGGTCCGTTTGCTCGATCGACGGAAGATGCCGCGATTTTGTTAAATGCGATCGCAGGATACGATTCAAAAGATTCCACGAGCCTGAAAGTCGAAGTTCCCGATTACACGCAGTTTCTCGCGTCTGATCTCAAAGGAAAGCGAGTTGGCATCATCAAAGAAACGTTCGGCGAAGGGCTTGATCCAGAAGTTGAAAAAGCGGTGATGAGCGCGATCGACCAACTTAAAGCCTTGGGAGCCGAAGTTAAGGAAATCTCCTGTCCTCGATTCCGCTATGGAATTGCAGCGTATTACATCATTGCACCGTCGGAAGCTTCTGCGAATTTGGCGCGGTATGACGGGGTGAAATATGGAGCAAGAATCGAAGATGCTGAGAACTTGATGGAGATGTATACGAAAACGCGATCGGAAGGATTCGGAGCGGAAGTCAAACGCCGGATCATGATCGGAACGTATGCGCTATCGGCTGGATATTATGATGCGTATTATTTGAAGGCGCAGAAGGTGAGAACGCTGATTAAGCAAGACTTTGAAGCGGCATTCGAGCAAGTTGATGTATTAGTTTCACCGACTGCACCGACAACCGCATTTAAGTTAGGCGATAAGTCTCAAGATCCGCTGAGTATGTATCTGATCGATTTGATGACGATTCCGGTTAACTTGGCGGGATTGCCAGGAATGAGTGTGCCGTGTGGATTTGATTCGCAGGGTTTACCGATCGGGCTGCAAATTATCGGCAACGTATTACGCGAGGATCAAGTTTTCCAGGTCGCATCGGCGTATGAGCGATCGACCGATTGGCATACGCGGGTTCCGAAGCTTTAG
- a CDS encoding PEP-utilizing protein (similar to AA sequence:cyanobase_aa:LBDG_46660) — translation MDAFFSLDQIQSQHQSQVGEQALHLSMCAQKGFPALPSVVLSAARFRNFLETIHWIQPLFADLPYSSLRLNLEDSQQLQSIARQIRQTIQHAELPELWLSEIQTELSKLPELEAAVILRPSIAFKSELPSQELADLIEPQICSLEKNSLAIALKQLWADLFRARNLVYWQGAKIELHQIHFAVLIQPIKSAIASGSLQGIPPNWEVTATRGLSVAIARGEVLPEIYKVSEDQIQFQQAGRQTIAYQIEETLMRSSISETSPVLNAQQREEILSLTQMLQFPAALDWQFYDSQLYITTVRYSNLNPSSQTSLDQDQIVKGLAAAPGHAIGSAFVLSDLKLSHAPIPAGSVLVTPMILPDWIPLLKHVAAIVSEQGGMTSHGAILAREMGIPAIVGAEGATQRIQTGDTIAVNGSTGSVAIASQITSATPKTIQMNTVWNATATQLMINISQLNSISAAAESSIDGIGLLRSELMLGGMLEEINSDQLSKQIQTFAESFAPRPVFYRSLDVRSHEFQGAPETNPMLGNRGTFSYLQDPTRFDLELAALQQALDTGYSNLRLILPFVRTIEEFTFCRRRAEQAGLFNHAQFQLWIMAEVPSVLFLLPDYVKAGVQGICIGTSDLTQLMLGVDRDQSSMSKVFDESHPAVMNAIEQLIQSAHRLNIPCSISTQAAITSELVDRWVEWGIDAISVNLSAVEIAHRSIARAEQRLLLNGIRKR, via the coding sequence GTGGACGCATTTTTTTCTCTTGACCAAATTCAATCTCAGCATCAGTCGCAGGTCGGAGAACAAGCGCTTCATCTCAGTATGTGTGCCCAGAAAGGCTTTCCAGCGCTTCCAAGTGTGGTACTGTCTGCCGCTCGATTTCGCAACTTTCTCGAAACGATTCACTGGATACAGCCACTTTTTGCAGATCTACCTTATTCGTCATTGCGATTGAATCTCGAAGATTCGCAGCAGCTTCAATCGATCGCACGTCAAATTCGCCAAACCATTCAACACGCAGAACTTCCTGAATTGTGGCTATCAGAGATTCAAACCGAACTCTCGAAGCTTCCAGAGCTTGAAGCGGCAGTGATTTTACGTCCGTCGATCGCATTTAAATCTGAACTTCCCAGTCAAGAACTCGCGGATTTGATCGAGCCACAGATTTGTAGTTTGGAAAAAAATTCGCTGGCGATCGCACTGAAACAACTGTGGGCAGATCTATTTCGTGCAAGAAACTTAGTCTATTGGCAAGGCGCGAAAATTGAACTGCACCAAATCCATTTTGCTGTCTTAATTCAGCCGATCAAAAGTGCGATCGCATCCGGTTCACTGCAAGGGATACCCCCGAATTGGGAAGTGACCGCAACTCGTGGATTATCCGTTGCGATCGCACGGGGGGAAGTGCTGCCTGAGATTTACAAAGTTTCTGAAGATCAGATTCAATTTCAACAAGCGGGACGACAAACGATCGCGTACCAAATTGAAGAGACATTAATGCGATCGTCAATCAGCGAAACTTCTCCCGTTTTGAATGCTCAGCAGCGAGAGGAGATTCTTTCTCTGACTCAGATGCTGCAATTTCCCGCTGCTCTAGATTGGCAATTCTATGATTCACAGCTTTACATTACGACAGTGCGCTACTCAAATTTGAACCCCTCTTCTCAAACGAGTCTCGATCAAGATCAGATTGTGAAAGGACTTGCTGCCGCTCCTGGACATGCGATCGGGTCTGCTTTTGTTCTGAGTGATTTGAAACTCTCGCATGCTCCTATTCCTGCGGGTTCTGTGTTGGTCACACCAATGATTTTGCCGGATTGGATTCCGTTACTCAAGCATGTTGCTGCGATCGTGTCTGAACAGGGAGGAATGACCAGTCACGGGGCAATTTTGGCACGAGAAATGGGAATTCCCGCGATCGTCGGAGCAGAAGGCGCAACCCAACGAATTCAAACCGGAGATACGATCGCGGTGAATGGCAGTACTGGCTCTGTGGCGATCGCAAGTCAGATTACTAGCGCGACACCTAAAACAATTCAGATGAATACAGTTTGGAATGCTACAGCAACACAGTTGATGATCAATATCAGTCAATTGAATTCAATCTCAGCCGCAGCCGAAAGTAGTATTGATGGAATTGGATTATTACGCTCAGAGTTAATGCTAGGAGGAATGCTAGAGGAGATTAATTCTGATCAGTTATCGAAGCAAATTCAAACCTTTGCCGAATCGTTTGCACCTCGCCCAGTGTTTTATCGCAGTTTAGATGTGCGATCGCATGAATTCCAAGGTGCACCCGAAACGAATCCAATGTTGGGAAATCGAGGAACGTTTAGCTATTTACAAGATCCGACTCGATTTGATTTGGAACTTGCAGCCCTACAACAAGCCTTAGATACGGGATACTCGAATTTGCGATTGATTCTTCCATTTGTGCGAACGATCGAGGAATTCACGTTTTGTCGTCGTCGGGCAGAACAAGCAGGACTATTCAATCATGCTCAGTTTCAACTGTGGATTATGGCAGAAGTGCCTTCAGTACTATTCTTGCTGCCTGATTATGTGAAAGCAGGCGTTCAAGGAATTTGTATTGGGACGAGTGATTTAACCCAGTTGATGTTGGGAGTCGATCGCGATCAAAGTTCGATGTCCAAAGTGTTTGATGAGAGTCACCCGGCAGTGATGAATGCGATCGAGCAATTGATCCAATCCGCGCATCGGTTGAACATTCCTTGTTCGATTTCAACCCAGGCGGCGATCACTTCAGAATTGGTCGATCGTTGGGTGGAATGGGGAATCGATGCGATTTCGGTAAATTTATCAGCGGTGGAAATTGCACATCGTTCGATCGCACGAGCAGAACAGCGATTGTTATTAAATGGGATACGCAAGAGATAA
- a CDS encoding putative ferric uptake regulatory protein (similar to AA sequence:cyanobase_aa:LBDG_13730) → MKRTRSQDRILNILKNLNRSISAQDLYVELRSRNQSMGLATVYRALEALKLEGLIQARTLPNGESLYGLIQEDRHHLTCLQCGDSVAIDECPVHDLEQELNRSHRFKIYYHMLEFFGLCDRCQAKAEEA, encoded by the coding sequence ATGAAACGTACCCGAAGCCAAGACCGTATTCTGAATATTCTCAAGAATCTCAATCGATCGATTTCTGCTCAGGATTTATACGTTGAGTTGCGAAGTCGAAATCAAAGTATGGGATTGGCAACGGTGTACCGCGCTCTAGAAGCTTTGAAGCTCGAAGGACTGATTCAAGCTCGAACGCTTCCGAATGGGGAGTCGCTTTATGGATTGATTCAAGAAGATCGACACCATTTGACCTGTTTGCAGTGTGGGGATTCGGTTGCGATCGATGAGTGTCCGGTTCATGATCTCGAACAAGAGTTAAATCGATCGCATCGCTTCAAGATTTACTATCACATGCTGGAATTCTTTGGATTGTGCGATCGCTGTCAAGCCAAAGCAGAAGAGGCGTAG
- a CDS encoding phosphoribosylformylglycinamidine synthase, purS (similar to AA sequence:cyanobase_aa:LBDG_13740), which produces MTQKFQAQIYVTLRPSVLDPAGTAVQSGLAHMGYSNVEQVRIGKYVELSLTAESETAAREQLDVICDQLLANPVIENYRIELQALVQV; this is translated from the coding sequence GTGACTCAGAAATTTCAAGCTCAGATCTATGTTACTCTTCGTCCTTCGGTGTTAGATCCTGCCGGGACAGCGGTTCAGTCGGGGTTGGCGCACATGGGCTACTCGAATGTGGAACAAGTCAGAATCGGAAAATATGTGGAATTGTCGCTAACTGCCGAGAGCGAAACCGCCGCACGAGAACAATTAGACGTGATTTGTGATCAGTTGTTGGCAAATCCAGTGATTGAGAATTATCGCATCGAACTTCAAGCACTGGTACAAGTTTAA